A single genomic interval of Legionella israelensis harbors:
- the gspG gene encoding type II secretion system major pseudopilin GspG, with protein MQAKNVPRKNIGFTIIEIMIIIMILVLLIAILIAISFHFKGKESKAAIQERQDILRIENAMRFYRLDNSFYPSNDQGIAALTKKPLIEPIPQHWVKYLNEIPKDPWGLPYHYSNPGRFKPIEIYSCGHNGEQNFWVRFKYWLTSNPKINCKN; from the coding sequence ATGCAAGCAAAAAATGTGCCAAGGAAAAATATAGGCTTTACAATTATTGAAATTATGATAATCATTATGATTTTGGTACTTCTAATTGCAATACTCATTGCGATAAGCTTTCATTTCAAAGGAAAAGAATCCAAAGCGGCCATTCAAGAAAGGCAAGATATACTCCGCATAGAAAATGCCATGAGATTTTACAGACTGGATAACAGTTTCTATCCTTCAAACGATCAAGGGATAGCTGCTTTAACTAAAAAACCACTTATAGAACCAATTCCCCAACATTGGGTGAAATACTTAAATGAAATACCTAAAGATCCTTGGGGCCTTCCTTATCATTATTCGAACCCAGGGAGGTTCAAACCCATTGAAATATACAGTTGTGGACATAATGGAGAGCAAAATTTTTGGGTCAGGTTTAAGTATTGGCTTACGTCAAATCCAAAAATTAATTGTAAAAATTAA
- a CDS encoding IS6 family transposase (programmed frameshift) translates to MISFKWKHFRKDVILMLVRWYLEYSLSYRDVEELALERGLNVDHSTIHRWVVEYVPQLESSFRKQYKKQVGTSWRMNETYIKVKGVWMYLYRAVDKEGNTVDFMFSEKRNERAARTFFIKAMGSNGIPQKVTMDKSGANKAALNTVNMQLALLFILGVAYHRFIKKITQPMKGFKAFHAAEATLIGIELRHMLRKGQHKQSANQTIFEQFYSLAA, encoded by the exons ATGATCAGTTTCAAATGGAAGCATTTTAGAAAAGACGTTATTTTGATGTTGGTTCGTTGGTACCTGGAGTATTCTTTGAGCTATCGAGATGTAGAAGAGCTGGCTTTGGAGCGTGGCCTGAACGTTGATCATTCCACGATACATCGCTGGGTTGTTGAATACGTACCTCAATTAGAAAGCTCATTTCGTAAACAATATAAAAAACAGGTTGGCACCTCCTGGCGCATGAATGAGACCTACATTAAAGTCAAAGGCGTTTGGATGTATTTATATCGTGCAGTGGATAAAGAAGGCAACACGGTTGACTTTATGTTTTCAGAAAAGCGCAATGAGCGTGCAGCCCGTACTTTTTTCATCAAAGCTATGGGCTCAAACGGCATCCCGCAAAAAGTGACTATGGATAAGAGCGGGGCAAATAAAGCGGCTCTAAACACGGTCAACATGCAGCTTGCGCTGCTCTTTATCCTGGG GGTGGCATACCATCGATTTATCAAAAAAATCACTCAACCCATGAAGGGGTTCAAAGCATTTCACGCCGCCGAAGCTACCCTTATTGGAATTGAACTCCGCCACATGCTGCGTAAAGGGCAACATAAACAGTCAGCGAACCAAACGATTTTTGAACAGTTCTATAGCCTCGCAGCATAG
- a CDS encoding DUF6282 family protein, whose protein sequence is MGRLPKSEILCDKTGIEPRAIIQALAAYKPLIKAHMIVHFPTITGRQFQSRLQRQLVYPSLRSELLQAETLFNEDLQLKKKAVDVLKMANDYPIVLSTGHASREETYQLIDACIKYNVRALLLNQPAHPLMGLKAQELKEIARHDFVWIEQTLLTYLLGHQSKEDLTEVLSDVPKVIYSSDLGQTNQMNVKAWFDFTEKLFTELKLSEKRKDEICRENALAMLTNH, encoded by the coding sequence ATGGGAAGATTACCAAAATCAGAAATTTTATGCGACAAAACCGGAATTGAGCCCAGAGCTATTATTCAGGCTTTGGCCGCTTACAAGCCCTTGATAAAAGCTCATATGATTGTGCATTTTCCCACCATAACCGGCCGTCAATTTCAGTCACGTCTGCAAAGACAGCTCGTCTATCCTTCTTTAAGGAGTGAGTTATTGCAGGCAGAAACTTTATTTAATGAAGATTTGCAATTAAAAAAGAAAGCTGTTGATGTTCTGAAAATGGCTAATGATTATCCCATTGTATTGTCAACAGGACATGCTTCACGAGAGGAGACTTATCAGCTTATTGATGCTTGCATCAAATACAATGTGCGAGCTTTATTATTAAATCAGCCGGCTCATCCTTTAATGGGTTTGAAAGCTCAAGAACTGAAGGAAATAGCCAGACATGACTTCGTCTGGATAGAGCAAACCTTGCTGACATATCTTTTAGGACATCAGAGCAAGGAGGATTTAACCGAGGTTTTATCTGATGTGCCCAAAGTGATTTACAGTTCAGATTTAGGGCAAACAAATCAAATGAATGTGAAAGCCTGGTTTGATTTTACTGAAAAACTGTTTACCGAATTGAAACTTTCTGAAAAAAGAAAAGATGAAATCTGTCGAGAAAATGCATTGGCGATGCTGACAAACCATTAA